The following coding sequences are from one Leptolyngbya sp. NIES-3755 window:
- a CDS encoding branched-chain amino acid aminotransferase (similar to AA sequence:cyanobase_aa:LBDG_35370), which produces MHTFLPTAYFKNQFVPFAEANVSIATHALHYGTGAFGGLRGIPNPENPNQVLLFRLDRHCQRLSNSARFLGYDLPANKIQNIITEFVQKNQPERSFYIRPFVYTSDLGIAPRLHNIEKDFFVYGLELGDYLSPDGVSCRISSWYRQEDRSLPLRGKISGAYITSSLAKTEAVACGFDEAILLNSQGKVSEASGMNIFLVRNGELITPGYDQDILEGITRDSILAIARDLGIKIVERPVDKTELFIADEVFLSGTAAKITPVKKIETFEFGTNRPITERLREVLTKVTENRDERYRDWVNTIDIR; this is translated from the coding sequence ATGCACACTTTCCTTCCCACTGCCTACTTTAAGAATCAGTTTGTCCCGTTTGCTGAGGCAAATGTGTCGATCGCAACTCACGCATTACATTACGGAACGGGCGCATTCGGCGGTTTGCGCGGCATTCCGAATCCGGAAAATCCCAATCAAGTGCTGTTATTTCGGCTCGATCGACATTGCCAACGATTGAGCAATAGTGCAAGATTTCTGGGTTACGATTTGCCTGCGAATAAGATTCAGAACATCATTACTGAGTTTGTGCAAAAGAATCAGCCAGAGCGATCGTTCTATATTCGTCCGTTTGTGTATACGTCTGATTTGGGAATTGCGCCTCGGTTACACAATATCGAGAAAGATTTCTTTGTGTACGGTTTGGAATTGGGCGATTATCTGTCACCGGATGGCGTAAGTTGTCGGATTAGTTCTTGGTATCGTCAGGAAGACCGCAGTTTACCGCTCAGAGGCAAGATTAGCGGCGCGTATATTACGTCCTCTTTGGCGAAGACAGAGGCAGTTGCGTGTGGGTTTGATGAGGCGATTTTGCTCAATTCACAAGGAAAGGTGAGTGAAGCATCGGGAATGAATATTTTTCTGGTGAGGAATGGGGAACTGATTACACCGGGATATGATCAGGACATTTTGGAAGGAATCACACGGGATAGTATTTTGGCGATCGCTCGTGACCTGGGAATCAAAATAGTAGAGCGACCCGTAGATAAAACGGAATTGTTTATCGCAGATGAAGTGTTCTTGAGTGGAACGGCTGCGAAGATTACGCCTGTGAAAAAGATCGAGACGTTTGAATTTGGTACAAATCGGCCCATTACGGAGCGGTTACGTGAGGTGTTGACGAAAGTTACCGAAAACCGGGATGAACGGTATCGTGACTGGGTGAATACGATCGACATTCGATAA